One stretch of Pradoshia sp. D12 DNA includes these proteins:
- a CDS encoding SPFH domain-containing protein produces the protein MVEKKAVKMNGYLGVLAGLVIISISAYMLINGSTVLPIVLLIAVAVLLSGITIVQPNEAKVLTFFGTYVGVIREQGLWLAIPFTIKSSVSLRVINFNSDTLKVNDLEGNPIEIAAVVVYRVNDSAKATFDVKDYKEFVQIQSETGIRHIASQYAYDHFDKETDLSLRRNSDEIAVFLAEDLQKRLEVAGVDVLEARIMHLAYSSEIASAMLQRQQAQAVLAARKVIVDGAIGMVKSAIDQLADEDIVELDEDKKAQMVNNLMVAIVSEKGTQPIINTGSIH, from the coding sequence ATGGTTGAAAAGAAGGCAGTTAAAATGAATGGTTATTTAGGCGTCCTTGCAGGGTTGGTCATTATCAGCATTAGTGCTTATATGTTGATAAATGGATCAACTGTACTTCCAATCGTATTATTAATAGCTGTTGCCGTATTATTGTCTGGCATCACCATTGTCCAACCAAACGAAGCAAAAGTATTAACATTTTTCGGAACATATGTAGGAGTCATACGCGAGCAAGGTCTATGGTTGGCAATACCTTTTACCATCAAATCCAGCGTTTCACTGCGCGTCATCAATTTCAATAGCGATACCCTAAAGGTAAATGATTTAGAAGGTAATCCGATTGAAATAGCTGCCGTGGTGGTATACCGTGTCAATGATAGTGCGAAGGCAACTTTTGATGTGAAGGATTACAAAGAGTTTGTACAAATCCAAAGTGAAACGGGAATTCGTCATATCGCAAGCCAATACGCCTATGATCACTTTGACAAAGAAACCGATCTGTCACTACGGAGAAATAGTGATGAAATTGCTGTTTTTTTAGCAGAGGATTTACAAAAACGTTTAGAGGTAGCTGGTGTGGATGTGCTTGAGGCACGAATCATGCATCTAGCCTATTCTTCTGAGATTGCTTCCGCTATGTTACAAAGACAACAGGCCCAGGCTGTGCTGGCTGCCCGTAAGGTAATTGTTGATGGTGCCATTGGAATGGTGAAAAGTGCGATCGACCAATTGGCGGATGAAGATATTGTTGAACTTGATGAAGACAAGAAAGCACAAATGGTCAACAACTTAATGGTTGCAATTGTTTCAGAAAAGGGAACGCAGCCAATTATTAATACAGGAAGCATTCACTAG